A window of Synechococcus sp. WH 8109 genomic DNA:
TGGCATTGGAGGCCTTGTCGAGACCGAACAGATGCTTCCCCTTCTCGAACACTTCGGTCTCGGGGGAGTTGAGGTATTTCGGTTCGCTGCCATCAAGGCTGCGTCCCCCGAAACCGATCACCCGGCCCTGACGGTCATGGATCGGCACCATGACCCGATGGCGGAAGCGGTCATAGAACCCGTTGCCGCCCTTGCGGGGAACCACCAGCCCAGCAGCCTCGAGAAGCTCAGGCGCCAGCCCCTCAACCTGTTGGAGATGCTTGAGCAGACCATCCCACTGATCCGGCGCATAGCCGAGTTGGAAGGTCTCCTGAGTGGCGGGACTCAACCCTCTGGCCTCACTGAGGTACTTGAGGGCCTCTGCGCCAGCAGGCGCCATCAACTGGCTGCGAAACCAACCGGCAGCCAGGGCCAGGGCCCGCTGCAGCTTGTCCCTGCGGGACAACTGTTGCCGCAGTCGTTCCTGCTGCGGACCATCCACCGTCTCGATCGGCAGCTGATAACGCCGCGCCAGATCCAGCACCACATCGCTGAAACTCTGGCGCTGGAACTCCATCAGGAACTTGATGGAGTTGCCGCCAGCACCACAGGAGAAGCAGTAGTAGAACTGCTTGGCGGGCGACACCGTCATCGACGGTTTGCTGTCGTCATGGAACGGACAGATCCCGACGAATTCCCGTCCCTTCTTCTTGAGCACCACGTGCTCGCCCACCACATCAACGATGTCGGCCCGTTCCTTGACGGCCTCGATCGTTCTTGGGTGCAGGCGGGCGTTCACCATCGGTCCATTCTGCGAAGTCGCAGGGTTCCGTGCACCCCGTCATCCGAACAGCCATGGCCGAACTGCAGACCCCACAGCCCTGGTGGAACCGGGACTCAGTGCGGGGCAGCCGGGCCCTGATCCTGAGCTCCCTGGCCTTCAGCCTGATGACGGTCTGCGTCAAGCAACTGAACAGTCGGCTTCCGGTGGCGGAAATCGTGCTGTGCCGGGCCCTGATCAGCATCGTTCTGACCGCTGTGGGCCTTCGCCTGGCCAGGGTCTCCCCGTGGGGCCAGAGACGGGGGCTGCTGGTGGCGCGGGGAGTGCTGGGCAGCTTGGCCCTGCTCTGCTTCTTCGAAGCGATTGACCAGCTGCCGCTCGCTTCAGCGACGGTGCTCCAGTACACCTACCCCACCTTCACCGCCGTGGCAGCACTGTTGCTGCTGGGCGAGCCCCTGCGCCGACGCATCAGTGCAGCGGTTCTGCTGGGCTGGATCGGCGTCACCCTGGTGGTGCAACCTCAGTGGCTCACGGGAACAGCCCAACCTGCGCAACTGATCCCCGCCCTGATCGGCATTGGTGGCGCTCTGATGACCGCCCTGGCCTACGTGAGTGTGCGGCGGCTGTCGCAAACCGAGCACTCTTTGGTGATCATCATCTATTTCCCGATGATCTCGGTTCCCCTCACCCTGCCCTGGGTGCTGCAGCAAGGGGTCTGGCCCCAAGGCATCGAATGGTTCTGGCTCCTGGGGGTCGGGGTGATGACCCAGCTGGGCCAGATCTGGGTGACCGAGGGCCTGCGCTGCCTGCCCGCCGCCCGAGCCACATCGATCAACTACGTGC
This region includes:
- a CDS encoding DMT family transporter, with translation MAELQTPQPWWNRDSVRGSRALILSSLAFSLMTVCVKQLNSRLPVAEIVLCRALISIVLTAVGLRLARVSPWGQRRGLLVARGVLGSLALLCFFEAIDQLPLASATVLQYTYPTFTAVAALLLLGEPLRRRISAAVLLGWIGVTLVVQPQWLTGTAQPAQLIPALIGIGGALMTALAYVSVRRLSQTEHSLVIIIYFPMISVPLTLPWVLQQGVWPQGIEWFWLLGVGVMTQLGQIWVTEGLRCLPAARATSINYVQVVFAAGWGWLWFAETINAWQVGGGMLVLAATLISLSARR